GAAGGAACTGACATTACTTAACCTCCGTGCATTGAATACGCAAAAAATACATCTTACACTAAATTCTCTTGTAGGAAACTTTCCAAGCGATCCATCGCATCGTGAATCATGTCAACTTGCGGTAAGAAGACCACGCGGAAGTGACGTTCACTCAGATAGTTAAAGCCGCGTCCCATAACAAGGAGAACTTTTTTGTCGCTCAGGAAACGATAGCAGAAGTCTTCATCGTTTTTAAAGCGGAAACGACGCAAATCAATCGACGGGAAAATATAGAGCGCCCCCTCAGGTTTTGTGACGCTCACCCCTTCGATAGCACTCAATCTTTCATAGGTTGCGTTCCGCTGGTTGTGCAGTCTGCCGCCTTCAGCAGTTAATTCGAAAATAGATTGAACCCCACCAAGAGCTGTCTGAATTCCCCACTGACCAGGAACATTGGAGCACAGACGCATACTCGCCAGCAAGGTAAGCCCATCAACATAGTCTGTGGCTTCTTTTACTGGCCCGCTTAAATACATCCACCCAACGCGGAAACCTGCAGCACGGTATACTTTACTTAACCCGCCGAAAGTCACAGTTAACACATCAGTAGAAAGCGCCGCTGCTGGATGATGCGCCGCGCCGTCATAGGTGATTTTGTTGTAAATTTCGTCCGCAAAGAGGACTAACTTATGCTGGCGACATAAGTCAACGATCTCTAGTAGATCTTCACGCCCGTACACAGCACCAGTAGGATTATTCGGGTTGATGATGACAATCGCACGTGTGCGCGGGGTGATTTTCGCCTCTATGTCGGCTACATTCGGGCTCCAGTTGCGCTCTTCATCGCAAAGGTAATGCACCGCTTTGCCACCTGAAAGGCGCACTGCCGCCGTCCAAAGCGGATAGTCTGGAGACGGAAGGAGCACTTCATCGCCAGGATTGAGCAGTGCTTCCATAGACATCATAATCAATTCACTAACACCGTTTCCAATGAACACATTGTCAATATGCACATCGCGCACCCCTTGAAGCTGGGTGTCATTGACGATAGCTTCACGAGCAGGAAAAATACCCTTCGACTGGCAATAGCCCTCTGCTGACAGCAAGTTACGCACTATCGCCTGATTGATTGTTTCTGGAACACGAAAACCGAACTGCGCCGGATTGCCGATATTGAGTTCGATAATATTGTGACCCGCCTGAATCAGCTCCGCTGATTTTTGCGCAATCTTGCCGCGAATTTCATAATTAACATCACAAAGGTGCTGAGATTTAAGATATGCCATGTGGCGCCCCCTTAAAAAAATGCCATACAGTATAGAGAAACGT
This sequence is a window from Chrysiogenes arsenatis DSM 11915. Protein-coding genes within it:
- a CDS encoding pyridoxal phosphate-dependent aminotransferase, whose amino-acid sequence is MAYLKSQHLCDVNYEIRGKIAQKSAELIQAGHNIIELNIGNPAQFGFRVPETINQAIVRNLLSAEGYCQSKGIFPAREAIVNDTQLQGVRDVHIDNVFIGNGVSELIMMSMEALLNPGDEVLLPSPDYPLWTAAVRLSGGKAVHYLCDEERNWSPNVADIEAKITPRTRAIVIINPNNPTGAVYGREDLLEIVDLCRQHKLVLFADEIYNKITYDGAAHHPAAALSTDVLTVTFGGLSKVYRAAGFRVGWMYLSGPVKEATDYVDGLTLLASMRLCSNVPGQWGIQTALGGVQSIFELTAEGGRLHNQRNATYERLSAIEGVSVTKPEGALYIFPSIDLRRFRFKNDEDFCYRFLSDKKVLLVMGRGFNYLSERHFRVVFLPQVDMIHDAMDRLESFLQENLV